The Candidatus Eisenbacteria bacterium genomic sequence TCGCGGACATCGCCGAGGTGTGGCGCCGTGGGAGTGTCGTCGCCTCCTGGCTCCTGGACCTCACGGCGGCGGCGCTCGCGAGCGACCCGATGCTCGAGCGGTTCACCGGGCGGGTCTCGGATTCCGGCGAGGGCCGCTGGACGCTCGACGCCGCGGTCGACGAGGCCGTGCCGGCGCACGTGCTTGCCGCCGCACTGTTCGAGCGCTTCGCCTCGCGCGGTGAGGCGGAGTTCCAGGATCGGATGCTGTCGGCGATGCGGTTCGGGTTCGGGGGGCACGTCGAGAAGGCGGGGGGCGCGTGACCGGCCCCCGTGCCGATGCGCTCGTCTTCTTTGGTGCTACGGGCGATCTGGCCTACAAGAAGATCTTCCCCACGTTGCACGCCATGGCTCGTCGCGGCCACCTCGACGTGCCCGTGGTCGCGGTGGCGCGCGAGGCCTGGACGCTCGAGCAGCTTCGGGCGCGCGCCCACGAGAGCATCGACACGCACGGAGGCGGTGTGGACGAGACGGCCTTCGCGACGCTCGCTGCCCGCCTGGAATATGTCGACGGGGACTACGCCGATCGGAACACCTACCGCACCCTGCACGAGAAGCTTTCGGGTGCGTCGCGGCCGCTCCACTATCTCGCGATTCCGCCCAGCATGTTCGCCACGGTCGTCGAAGGGCTGGAGGGTGCGGGTAACGCGCGTGACGCCAGGGTCGTCCTCGAGAAGCCCTTCGGCCGGGATCTCGGGTCCGCGCAGGCCCTGAATGCCACGCTGCATCGCGTGTTCGACGAATCGTCGATCTTCCGGATCGATCACTACCTCGGCAAGCGGTCCGTCCAGAACCTCGTGATGTTCCGCTTCGGCAACACCTTCCTCGAACCCATCTGGAACCGGAACTATGTCGCCAGCGTCCAGATCACGATGGCGGAGAGCTTCGGGGTCCAGGGCCGTGGGCGGTTCTACGAGGAGGCGGGAGCCATCCGCGACGTCGTGCAGAACCACTTGCTGCAGGTGGTGAGCTTCCTCGCGATGGAGCCTCCCCTGACGACGTACCATGAGTCGATCCGCGACGAGCAGGTGAAGGTGTTCCGCGCGATTCGCCCGCTCGATCCCGAAGATCTCGTGCGCGGGCAGTTCCGCGGGTACCGGAAGGAGCCAGGCGTGGCACCGAACTCC encodes the following:
- a CDS encoding glucose-6-phosphate dehydrogenase; its protein translation is MTGPRADALVFFGATGDLAYKKIFPTLHAMARRGHLDVPVVAVAREAWTLEQLRARAHESIDTHGGGVDETAFATLAARLEYVDGDYADRNTYRTLHEKLSGASRPLHYLAIPPSMFATVVEGLEGAGNARDARVVLEKPFGRDLGSAQALNATLHRVFDESSIFRIDHYLGKRSVQNLVMFRFGNTFLEPIWNRNYVASVQITMAESFGVQGRGRFYEEAGAIRDVVQNHLLQVVSFLAMEPPLTTYHESIRDEQVKVFRAIRPLDPEDLVRGQFRGYRKEPGVAPNS